The Pseudoalteromonas rubra region CTCTTCGCTCCACTCTTTATTCCTGTACCAGCATTCGCTACTCAATCGATAATCCTTTACGCATAACGCTCCGCTAAGGGGCAAATAACGTTTGGCTAAAATTAAGCGACGTAGGAACAAAAGCCAAACTTTTTGCGTCCTTTCTGCTTTGGCGTTTGTTATGTAAATTTACTCGAATTCCCATTCGGAAATGTCATCTACGGGGCGTGGCAACCTGCCTTCTAACCATTCAGCACAAGTTCCTGGACTAAATTCCATATTTTCGCACACTATTACCCAAGATAAGAACTCTTCAGGGCCACCATTCATATATGGTGGTGGCGACACAGGGTAAAAAGATGTTGGAAGCCTCTCATCTAGTGATAAATAATTTAGGACATGGCCTAATTCTTGGACTGTATTCCAAGCTAAATGATGAGTTGTATCAATTGTGAACTTAACCCACCAATTTTCGTTCTCTTCTGAACCATGTGTTATTACACCAGTGACCGATGGTACATTTTCTAAGAACTCGATTAATTTTGTAAATGCTCGACTATCCATAATTCACATAACTCCGTTGTGACCGGCAAAAAATTATTGGCTAAAACGTGAAGCGAAGTGTAACAGCCAACAGTTTTTTTTCCGCGTTGACGACTTTATTAGGTGCTTGAGATTCCATTAACCACAGCCTCGACATTCTTAATTTCGTTTGCATCAATTTTATCAGAGTCAGTGTTATAAGTTATGAATATTAAAGAGTGGTCTATGACTATGAACCAATACACCCAATAAACACCCTGTGAAGTAAATACAGACTTATAGCCCCTCTTACCGTCACCGGATATACCCGTTAGTTCACCTGCACCATTAATTTGTGATTGAGCGATTTCAATAAGCTCTTGATCAAGTATTGGGGTTCGACTAACCATTGAGCTTAGCTGCAAAGCACCTTTAGCATTCTCTTTATAGAAGTTATGAACACCATCTACTTTTCGCACGTAGTAATCATGTGTGATGGGTAACACCCATGCCTGAGTCCTAATTTCTATGCTTTCGTTTTCACCTCGTTGCGGTACGGATGAGCAAGAAACTATAAGCAATAGAGAAATGATTATGAGTATTTTGGCTTTCAAGTTAATTGTTTCCTTTTCAATTATTTGAGCACTTTCGTGCGCCTAATGCTTGCCCTAACCGGCACAAAATAGCAGGCTAAAATTGGCGACGAAGGAGCACAAACCTGCTGTTTTGTATTCTTGGTTTTACGGCCTTGTCAGGTTTTGTTGGCGAATTGCCTGACTTGCTTTTTGAGTGATACCCAATACAGCAGTATTGATAAAACTACTACAAAATACAGGTACTCGTTAATAACAGGCAAAGCAAAGTAAGAAATACCTGCAATTGTAGCTACTAAACGTCCATGAGCATAGTAAGCAGCCCAAAAAACCAAAATGGCTGCTAAAAAAGACGCAAAACCGATGACCGTCAAAGTTACTGATAAAACAAATTCGCTTTCATCGGACAATTCAAAGGGAACAGAATCTAAAATAGGCAGTAATAAAAGTACTAAAACTATTCCAAAAATGTTCTTTTTGACGACATTCTTCATAAAAACCTAACGCCTGCGATAAGGTGTGCCCCACTGAACCAGCAAAGCACAACGAACTCCGAACCAAAACCGCCGAGTGTAACGCATCACCTTGATTGCTTTGTTACAAGCCTTATCTAAGGTTCAGAGCCTTTAAAAGACCATTATGAACCACGGCTCTTTTTCTGGGCGAAAAAACAGCCTTTTTCCTTCGATGCTTCCACGCATACCTTGGACTATCATACTTCTGCCAAACATTACCTATCCAAGATGTACTAAACAAAATATTAAGAATTTTCTCAGCATGCTCATCATCCAAACCATATTCATCTAAGCTAGATTTAAATTGATGAGTTTCAAATCTTGGACCAATTTCAGACAATATACCCTCTAGACTATTTCTCACATCTTCATCAACCAATCCAACCAGAGCATCACTCAATTCGGATGCAAACCATTCTGAATATGAGTTAAGCGCAAAAAAGACATCTTGCTCATTAAACGGAGGTTCTTTTTTCAATGATTGCATCGCACGGAAAAAGCTAATCAAATCACGAGGTAGGCACCTTGTACTATCGAGAACAAAGAGAATACTATCTCTACCTAAAATTTCTATTGGAAACCACTCCTTCCATAAGTATTTAATATCTTTGTTATACCCAGCCATATGAGCTCTGTTTTCGATAACCTTTAACAAGTAACTATCAAATGGCCGACCAACCTTGTCATACCAATCTAAAGATATTCCATTGTCATTGGCGCGTTTCGTTAAGTTGGGATCGGGTACTAGATCCAAAACCTCATCACGAAATAAAATAATAACCTTACTGTGATTATTATTGTGAGAAAAGAAGTTATTTACCTGCCTTGTTGCAGCAACAAGATCTGCTAGATATCCAGCGAAGTTTCGACCATTACGTAATAAATAATCCAATCCATCTAGAACAAGAAAATGACTTGATGAAATTTCAGGAAGTTCACTTAAAGCTAATTCAATAGCATTTACTAATTCAGCAGGATCTTTTACTTTTGACTCAACAGATCTATCAAACTTACCTTGGATTGAAGCTAGTGTTGATGAAAACTTTGAATACAACCCTTTCCTTGAAGTTTCTTGAACTACTTGTATTAAACTATCAGATGCAAGCAAACCATATTTTTTAAGATCATCAAATAGCGCTTCCGCAGAACTCCCCGCATCCGTTAAATACTTATTATCCTGATACAAAGAAACCACTCTAATATATAAGAGTAGTTTCCAAACTGTAACACTACCACCTAATTTTTCACCCGAGATTCCAGAGGTTTTCTTTAATAGATTAAATTCAAACTCTTCTAAATCATCCACTTCACAAAAAAAATCCCATCGGGATTCTGACATAGCAGTTAGTTTAGATGCCAAAGCTGATTTTCCTGCTCCTTTGGGACCATATACTAGGTACTTGTTTGGTTTAAAAATTTCCTCAGTAATACTGTTAATATCAACATAAGCCGAGTCAATTAACTCAGGTGCATGGATACGTTCTTCCTGTGCATCCGTATATTCAAAGTTTATACTTGAAAACTTCACATTCTCTCCTTAAATTATTTGCTTGTAACTTCTTGCTAAGAAGCGAAAAATAGTTGGCTATAATCAGCGACGAAGGAGCGCAAGCCAACTGTTTAGCGTCCTTTTGAGCAACTTGTTAGCTGCGTTTTAAATGCGGTCTTATTTCTTCCTCTAGTGCTTGAACAGCATTAGATATTTGAATTGTTAGTTTGTTTTTATCATCGTTAGCGGCCCAAACATCCGATTGCACTGACTTTCCAAACTCTCGATCGTTTTTAAAGCTCTCACCATCTTCTGCTTTATTATGAATGAAAGCATCAATTGAAACTTGTAAGTTTCTTGCACATTGCTTCATTTCATTAGTCTTGTCTCTCATGGTTTTCCCCAAAGAGCTTCACCTTCCAATGCTTGAGTTTCAAACTCTTGGATTGCTTCAGCAACAGGCTTCCATCGTTTAGAGTAAATGTGCGCATGAGCATTAGCTTCTATTTCTGCTGTTATTTCATCAGAATTCCTCGGGTAGTCCTCAGGGAATTCGTAACCACAAATCCAAGGTGAACGAGCGTACTTTAATTCGTCTCTAAGTTTGTACGTGGCCAAAATTAAAGCTCTACCGACTTCAAACTCGGCTTTGCCTTTCAGCTCTCTACTCCAACTTTTTAAGCCCAAGATAGCAACTGTTGCAGTAGTAATCGCTGCACCAGAAAGAACAATATTCATAATAGCTGTAATAATTTCTGTGGTACTCAAGCTTGATTCTCCATAAAGCAGCTAACGCCTCGCATAACGGGCTAATAATGCTTAGCTAACATTGGTGAGACACGAACCAAGCCAAGCTTTATTAGTCCATGCGTTAATGCGTTTGTTAGAGTTCAAGTGGATACACGGTAAATGAATTATCCCCTAGTTCATTAACAACCCTATAATTACGCAAAATATCACAGACTTTAATCTCCCATACATAATCAAATGCACCTGCTTTGATATGAGTTGCGTTTTTATCAACGTCCCTATTAATATCAAACTTTCTAGTGTTCAATAGCTTTAAATGCTCGCAATCTTGAGAATAAAGTAACTCGCTCAAAGATATATAATCCAAAGTCCATCTAACATCATTTTTATCCATTAATGTGCTAGTGACTATTTGGACGCCTTGCGTATCTATACGGGAGCGTATTTTCTTTAAGAGATCATCACTAACTTCAATTTTATCCCCATTTATGAAAAAAACATGACTTTCTCTACTTACTTCAGTTGTAGATTTACAACCGAAGAGAAACATTCCTAATAATATAGTGGTAATCAACCTCAACACTAAACTCCTTTTGAACTCTAACAGCTTATTAGCGTGAATACCGGTTAAACCCCGTTCCTAAAACCGTAAAGATCCACAGCCAAATTAATTTATTCATATTAATAACAATAACCTACCACCATTGCCCACATTGCTCAAGCCAAAATGGCTTTGTTGAAACCGAGCCTCGTTCATGGGGAGACTAGTAAAAAATATTAAGTGACACCCACCGGTAAATCCACAGACCAATTGTGGGCAGGTTCAGTAAAGAAATGCAAGACTATCAAATGCTGCGCTCTCTATAAGCTCTGAGTAGTGAAAGTCGTAAGTTTAAGCACAAAATCCTGAAGATTAATCAGATTCGGACAATACAAATGCGCATCCAAGCCTCAACTTAGATAAATCGAAATGGTACTTACGGGAAGGTGCTAACCCAGTAATCGCTCGCACTGAGTCAAGTTGGCGCGTCGTCTTTTATGAAGATGCTCACAGTAATCTGTCATCGCTTGCTTTCGCCCTACCGCGCCATGGAAGACCTTCGTAAACTGCGTAGTAAGCTTGAGCCAGTTGT contains the following coding sequences:
- a CDS encoding P-loop ATPase, Sll1717 family, with protein sequence MKFSSINFEYTDAQEERIHAPELIDSAYVDINSITEEIFKPNKYLVYGPKGAGKSALASKLTAMSESRWDFFCEVDDLEEFEFNLLKKTSGISGEKLGGSVTVWKLLLYIRVVSLYQDNKYLTDAGSSAEALFDDLKKYGLLASDSLIQVVQETSRKGLYSKFSSTLASIQGKFDRSVESKVKDPAELVNAIELALSELPEISSSHFLVLDGLDYLLRNGRNFAGYLADLVAATRQVNNFFSHNNNHSKVIILFRDEVLDLVPDPNLTKRANDNGISLDWYDKVGRPFDSYLLKVIENRAHMAGYNKDIKYLWKEWFPIEILGRDSILFVLDSTRCLPRDLISFFRAMQSLKKEPPFNEQDVFFALNSYSEWFASELSDALVGLVDEDVRNSLEGILSEIGPRFETHQFKSSLDEYGLDDEHAEKILNILFSTSWIGNVWQKYDSPRYAWKHRRKKAVFSPRKRAVVHNGLLKALNLR